The nucleotide sequence ATTTCTTAATGGTGTAAAAAAGATTATATTTTTTTGGTACACATAACGGATAGTCATATAAAATAAATATCGTTTTTTGTTCAAATAAACTATTGTTTAGTTGCGATTACTTTTTAACAATTTTTATATCATCAACATAAAAAGTTCCTGTTCCACCCCATTTAGGATTTCCAGAAACAGAAAGACTCAATCGTTCACTATCTTCAGCAATTACCAATTCTTGTGAAAGGTCTATCCATTTTCCTTTTTCAACTTTATTAATTTTAAAATTAGCTGCCGCAAAAGGTTTCATAACGTTGATATTAAAACCTGTTGCTTTTAAGTTTTCATCGGCCATAAATTTCAAAGAAATAATATAGGTTCCAGAACTCCATTTTACATTTTCATTTCCACCTAGAAAAAGTTGAAAATTTTCTTTCTCATTAGCTGGCAATTCGGTGACATTATACTTTAAGCTTGATTTTCCTGAAACTGCTTTTTCATTAGTAACCATAAATACTTCTTTGGCTTTAGTCCAAATTCTTTTATTACCATCTTCAAAATCAAAGCTTATTTCTTGAGCCGACATTTTAAAAACACTAGTAGTTAATAACACAAAAGCGAATACTAATTTAATTTTCATTTTTTTTATGGTTTTATTGGTTAAATTATTAATTAAAAAACCGCCCACAAATTTGTGGGCGGTTTAGAAAAAATGTTTTATAGTTATTTTTTAACTATCTTATCTTGGTAGGTTTTACCGTCTTTAGATACTTTTACTAAGTATAAACCTGATGCTAAATCTGAAACTGAAACTGAAGTTGTTCCTTTAGCTGTTTTTACAACTGCTCCTAAAGTATTAAAAATTTCAATTGAACTTCCTTCTGGAGCGTTTACATTTAATACATCAGTAGTTGGATTAGGATAAATTGAAACTCCTTCAAGAGTATTCTTTTTAGTTCCTAAAGTAATACCTGTAAAGGTAGAGGTAAAATCATCTAACCAAACAGCATGTGTAGTATTTAAGCCACCTAATCCCTCAGATGATAATATACCAGGCCAAATTCCTATTGTCTTAAAGTCTGGATCAGAAGCCGTAGTCGTGTAACTAAACGTTATTTGATGCCAGTTACCATCTCCTGCAGGTACAGCTCCTATTCCATCTACATTTTTTAGAGGTGTTGTACTAACTCCATCTCTTAAAGGGAATCTCATCAACATATTAAAGGCAGGAGTTCCTACAGTAGTTTTTATCCAACACTTTACTTCTATTACAGATCCTACCCCATATGTTGCTCCCGGGGCACCTGGCTCAACACCTATTGTGTCGTCACTAAAGATAAACATGTTTGCAGGCGTGTCATTACTTAAGTATTCAAATTTCATACTTGCTTGTCCAGTTCTTCCGTTAGCATAATCAAGTAACGTTTTTACATAAGCATTACTGCTCGTTTTCCATGGTGTGCTATTACCTAACTGATCTTCAAAACCTGGGTTCTTAACGAAGCCATTGCTTGTTGGTGTAGCTATGAAATTAATGAATTCAACTTTATCAATCTCAATATTGTCAGTAGATGCCGTAGTTCCAGTTCCAAAAAACACTCTAAATCCATCTATAGTTCCTGTGTAAGCTGCTGCATTAAGTTGATAATAATAGGTTTTAAACTCCGTGTCATTCTTGCTTAAAGTTACTGCTGTGTTTCCTAGGTTAGTACCACCATTTCTAATGGTTAAAAAACCTAGGTTAGAATTGTTTTTCATGACCACTTTTACGTAATTGTAGTTTGCGGAGTTTAAAGCCCAGCCCCCGTTAGCTACAGTAGCTTGATCAATATAGAAATTAGTCCTACCACCAGTAATTGTATAGGTAATTGTAGTGGGATTCAAAGTTACCGCGGAACTTCCCGTTGGTGTAAAATTGTCATTAGAATTAGTAAAATTAAAAGTTTGCGCATTTGTTATTGCCATAAAAGCAATAGCAAATAAAATTGAAAGGTAGAATTTTTTCATAATATTTTTTATTTAAATTATTAATACTTCAAAAGTATCTTTAACCTAAAAAACTAGTGTTTGTGAGCGTAAATAAAATGTATCTCTCAATAAATAAGTCAACAAACCCTTGATTTTACTAGGAGTTTAACGTATAATTATTTTTCTTGAAAATATTTTTTCAGCATTAGTTATCTTCAATACATAAACTCCAGAAGCCAAATTGGATATAGGAAACTGACTTAGTTCCTCATGAGTATTGATTTTTTTGACTAGCATTCCACTATTATTGTAAAGCATAACGGAACTCCCTATTGGACAGTTAATATTAAGCAAGTCCGTAACAGGATTAGGAAAAATAGTTACGGTACTATTCTCAAAATCTTCCGTCCCTAAACTAGAGACAAACTCTATATAAAAAGCATCTAAATAAAAATTTCCAGCACCCACTCCTGAATAATCGTCCTCGAGTATTTCCACTTCAAAAATCTGATCTGTTATCGATTCTTCAATCGAAAATTCTTGACTTAAAGTGACCCACTGTCCTTGGACCAGATTTTTAAAATCCCAACTTAATTCCTTAGCAACTGGATTCAGGCTCGTTTTAATTCCCTTGATGTCGGTACCATTCGCGACCCAAACTTTTAGATACATTTTGTAGTTCCCTGAAGATAGGGAAATTTTGGCATCATTGACGGTTTCTCCGCAACGAATTGTATAAGGAACAGCTGTATTTTCCTGAGCAAATATTACTGTTGTTCCCCATTGTAAAACGAAGAATAAGAAGTATTTGCTGTATTTTTTAAAATTTTTCATTTTATAAAGGGGAATTTAATTCGACATCAATAAAGCGAAACAAGCCAATAGGAATGTCTACAGTAGTCGTTTGATTGGTTACAAAAAATTGTTTTCCATCCATTAAATCGACAATCTTTACAGGAGTAACGGTGTTAAACTTAACGACTGCGTTTTTGGCAGTAGGATTAATATAGCCGTTATCAAT is from Flavobacterium sp. NG2 and encodes:
- a CDS encoding T9SS type A sorting domain-containing protein, giving the protein MKKFYLSILFAIAFMAITNAQTFNFTNSNDNFTPTGSSAVTLNPTTITYTITGGRTNFYIDQATVANGGWALNSANYNYVKVVMKNNSNLGFLTIRNGGTNLGNTAVTLSKNDTEFKTYYYQLNAAAYTGTIDGFRVFFGTGTTASTDNIEIDKVEFINFIATPTSNGFVKNPGFEDQLGNSTPWKTSSNAYVKTLLDYANGRTGQASMKFEYLSNDTPANMFIFSDDTIGVEPGAPGATYGVGSVIEVKCWIKTTVGTPAFNMLMRFPLRDGVSTTPLKNVDGIGAVPAGDGNWHQITFSYTTTASDPDFKTIGIWPGILSSEGLGGLNTTHAVWLDDFTSTFTGITLGTKKNTLEGVSIYPNPTTDVLNVNAPEGSSIEIFNTLGAVVKTAKGTTSVSVSDLASGLYLVKVSKDGKTYQDKIVKK
- a CDS encoding T9SS type A sorting domain-containing protein, whose protein sequence is MKNFKKYSKYFLFFVLQWGTTVIFAQENTAVPYTIRCGETVNDAKISLSSGNYKMYLKVWVANGTDIKGIKTSLNPVAKELSWDFKNLVQGQWVTLSQEFSIEESITDQIFEVEILEDDYSGVGAGNFYLDAFYIEFVSSLGTEDFENSTVTIFPNPVTDLLNINCPIGSSVMLYNNSGMLVKKINTHEELSQFPISNLASGVYVLKITNAEKIFSRKIIIR